In the genome of Sciurus carolinensis chromosome 3, mSciCar1.2, whole genome shotgun sequence, one region contains:
- the Rtp5 gene encoding receptor-transporting protein 5, with the protein MDGAGARVWADTFARLMAERKPRDVWVLHPEESLVAGDLEGGGFQYQLKGLSRLQCSRCPWTWRSAHLQVLFHLWWNGGSGRGLVRMRVWGQQCRLCPLDTGAECQVSPTDVHSFLSKLVLHILWRCYGDRGHPGQHAEVLLGDCEACALGLCFLQQVPHPARGPMVKSADAKKGRPAVQGSGSATVASGQQLFNPINGPTPATIPLLVIDFSENLSPESDGFLGGGEGTITIPFSLAGGRQKGSLPAPIIGQGSLCLSGSSVAESEHKGIPLDIRAPIFHRRGLPGSMQKAFALRGFLFKGQGFFLSPSGMAEGKGPVSFSYGHVTAGGDPPLVAYIIGLMANGEGSLTFPSFLASIIRGQDMVSDIAQGKGQEGGGQSTVTEGENPPPETHTQDPTARGEGSVTFPFLVTGDARHGDSLINIAEAEEKGGSQDPATAGHVPPLESGAASPVAISQGSITIPFSVFGIINHKGPSYPAGPAQSNGLITYSYYQKRRLRSRPGKSSCTHREEDFCSRRAHRRRRTEPSEDFWICVSMTICILWLLCMYRLNLGGL; encoded by the coding sequence GCTCCAGTGCAGCCGCTGCCCTTGGACCTGGCGCTCTGCCCACCTGCAGGTCCTCTTCCACCTGTGGTGGAATGGGGGCAGCGGCCGGGGGCTGGTGAGGATGCGTGTCTGGGGCCAGCAGTGCCGGCTGTGCCCCCTGGACACCGGGGCAGAGTGCCAGGTGAGCCCTACTGACGTCCACAGCTTCCTCAGCAAGCTGGTGCTGCACATCCTGTGGAGATGCTACGGGGACCGCGGCCACCCAGGGCAGCACGCAGAGGTTCTCCTCGGGGACTGCGAGGCCTGCGCCCTGGGGCTCTGTTTCCTGCAGCAGGTGCCCCACCCTGCCAGGGGGCCTATGGTCAAGAGCGCCGATGCCAAGAAGGGCAGGCCCGCTGTGCAGGGCAGTGGCTCTGCCACAGTGGCCAGCGGCCAGCAGCTGTTCAACCCCATCAATGGCCCCACACCTGCCACCATCCCCCTTCTGGTCATTGActtcagtgagaacctgtccccCGAGAGTGACGGCTTCCTGGGTGGCGGTGAGGGCACCATAACcatccctttctctcttgctgGTGGCCGCCAGAAGGGCTCCCTTCCAGCACCCATTATTGGCCAGGGCTCCCTCTGCCTATCTGGGAGCTCTGTGGCCGAGTCTGAGCACAAAGGCATCCCGTTGGATATCAGGGCCCCCATCTTCCACCGCCGAGGCCTGCCGGGCAGCATGCAGAAGGCCTTCGCACTCAGGGGCTTCCTCTTTAAGGGCCAGGGCTTCTTCCTCAGCCCCAGTGGTATGGCTGAGGGCAAGGGCCCGGTGTCCTTCAGCTATGGCCATGTCACTGCTGGGGGAGACCCACCCCTGGTAGCCTACATCATTGGCCTCATGGCTAATGGGGAGGGCTCCCTCACCTTCCCCTCATTCTTAGCCAGCATCATCAGAGGTCAGGACATGGTCTCTGACATCGCCCAGGGCAAAGGGCAGGAAGGCGGTGGGCAGAGCACTGTCACCGAGGGGGAGAACCCCCCTCCAGAGACCCACACTCAGGACCCCACTGCCAGGGGGGAGGGCTCCGTCACCTTCCCCTTCCTTGTTACTGGAGATGCCAGGCATGGAGACTCTCTCAtcaacattgctgaggctgaagagaagggagggagccAGGATCCGGCTACTGCTGGCCATGTCCCACCTCTGGAGAGTGGAGCAGCCAGCCCCGTGGCCATCAGCCAGGGCTCCATCACCATACCCTTCTCAGTCTTCGGTATCATAAATCACAAGGGTCCCAGCTACCCGGCCGGCCCGGCCCAAAGCAATGGCTTGATCACCTACAGCTATTACCAGAAGCGACGGCTGAGGTCCAGGCCTGGCAAGTCCAGCTGCACCCACCGGGAGGAAGATTTCTGCTCCCGCAGGGCCCATCGAAGGCGGCGCACGGAGCCGTCCGAGGACTTCTGGATCTGCGTGTCCATGACCATCTGCATCTTGTGGCTTCTGTGCATGTACAGGCTGAATCTTGGGGGCCTCTAG